In Salinibacterium sp. dk2585, a single window of DNA contains:
- a CDS encoding FtsK/SpoIIIE domain-containing protein has product MSVRLTVRDPQAAETAKSWMLKVDDATTVVEVAESLGVHPHAIATATEDARLSDAGVLNGAIVPSAPSREPLPGQPRLEVTGGPFAGESFALQAGVSIGIGSAPTADLSIADPFLAAQHAVFAFGGAAEPAAEGRRAPLVATLAPADSSTPVYVNGERVEESIDVVPADVVQIGSSVFRLGIAPASDADLSRDVTGTRGFNRPSRMQPTQRQPQVALPGDKPEDPDKSPLPWLSATIPVILGVTMAVLFGRVVMLLMAAASPIMVIGSFLTNRKLAKKKGQRTEAQWIQDIKDASARIASLAREQRLDSWYRLPDPVVIYDIATKPLSRLWERRVADRDALHVRVGVTEVPLDVRFEGGSQKDKHEDRKVGVGPAPIAADLGAGVVGLAGPLDVVRNTARAMLCHLTVLRSPRDAQVLVLCDHDNQADWSWVQWLPHAQVGEAVVAAIGNTDDTRRERLREANAVLEARMRATGGKGGIFDEQLIVVIDGARRYRMLPGMVNLLDKGPRFGIHVIALDTDRSRLPEECRTVIAVDEADRSVARFETDDAYYPTVLLDGLSTARAESIARSLCSIQHVSGVGDEGMLPTSVRYTELLGVDLDDPDALISRWSTNPRNSFVVVGASADGEFALDIAQDGPHALVAGTTGSGKSEFLQALVISLAMANRPDALNFVLVDYKGGSAFADCERLPHTVGMVTNLDARETERALASLDAELKRRERVLRELAAKDVDAAWSKDADAAARHGLARLMIVIDEFAELKTELPDFINGLVRIARVGRSLGVNLVLATQRPSGVITPEMQSNINLRVALRVTDRGDSNDVLGSAEAALIGANTPGRGYVRTGPSSAPVAFQTARVAGVRLGVQRTASVLPPKAPIDWTTLGMPPKFPSNSAGQSVRADQDDTDLRALVNLVSAATQKMGIPRNPSPWLLPLPSLLTLDRFTQAEIPDNTLVLGLEDVPGEQKQRMLGWNLVEDSHLLFLGGALSGRTTALRTLLAQAVQRFTPAELHLYAADYGNGALLPLADAPHCGAVVTPLDGERLPRLMQRMLDELARRQGLLSRAGVANITEQRRVADPADALPYAILAVDGWERLASTLDADQLVAFRDQMMRVLREGPAVGIRVLITADRSVTGDKIASFIDTRYITPMRDFNDYRAAGVMIRDVPADLPPGRVMFGATGTEAQLAVISRDTSGEAQTAAFRSIVEHVRDHFDAFPQLADLPRPFRVDPLPTYIALSASYALPLASGCSQPTPVVAVGGDELSRITLDWPDVGGFIVAGGRGSGRSRALAAIAHQLAWSKRPVVVVAPRDSVLTEVATGHSLEIVRAPDTDAQQLMDLVSSVAQAAGGGTVSVLVDDAEMLKQSPLEQAITGVASLSTFCVGVDADAASTLFGGAIVAAKKARHGIVLSPTNAMVGAQLFGTQIPRYMLGSQTPGGGVLLRDGGWMPVQVPDVRQ; this is encoded by the coding sequence ATGAGCGTGCGATTGACGGTGCGGGATCCACAGGCGGCAGAAACGGCCAAGTCGTGGATGCTCAAGGTCGACGATGCGACGACAGTCGTCGAGGTCGCGGAGTCGCTCGGGGTGCACCCCCACGCGATCGCAACGGCGACGGAGGATGCCCGGCTCTCTGACGCGGGCGTGCTCAACGGCGCCATCGTGCCGTCGGCGCCGAGTCGCGAGCCCCTCCCGGGGCAGCCGCGCCTCGAGGTGACGGGCGGCCCCTTCGCGGGCGAGTCCTTCGCCCTGCAGGCAGGCGTGTCGATCGGGATCGGCAGCGCCCCCACGGCCGACCTCAGCATCGCCGACCCCTTCCTCGCCGCCCAGCACGCCGTCTTCGCCTTCGGCGGCGCCGCCGAGCCTGCCGCTGAGGGTCGCCGGGCCCCACTTGTCGCGACGCTTGCCCCCGCCGACTCGTCCACACCCGTCTACGTGAACGGCGAGCGGGTCGAGGAGTCCATCGATGTCGTGCCCGCCGACGTCGTGCAGATCGGCAGCAGCGTCTTCCGACTCGGCATCGCCCCCGCATCCGATGCCGACCTGTCGCGCGATGTGACGGGCACCCGGGGCTTCAACCGGCCCTCGCGCATGCAGCCGACGCAGCGGCAGCCGCAGGTGGCGCTGCCCGGCGACAAGCCTGAGGACCCCGACAAGTCGCCGCTGCCGTGGCTTTCGGCCACGATTCCCGTCATCCTCGGCGTCACGATGGCCGTGCTCTTCGGCCGCGTCGTCATGCTGCTCATGGCGGCGGCCTCGCCCATCATGGTGATCGGTTCGTTCCTCACGAACCGCAAGCTCGCCAAGAAGAAGGGCCAGCGCACCGAGGCCCAGTGGATCCAGGACATCAAGGATGCCTCGGCCCGCATCGCCTCGCTCGCGAGGGAGCAGCGCCTCGACTCCTGGTACCGGCTGCCCGACCCCGTCGTGATCTACGACATCGCCACGAAGCCGCTGTCGCGCCTCTGGGAGCGCCGCGTCGCCGACCGCGATGCACTGCACGTGCGCGTCGGTGTCACCGAGGTGCCGCTCGACGTGCGTTTCGAGGGCGGCTCGCAGAAAGACAAGCACGAGGATCGCAAGGTCGGGGTGGGCCCCGCGCCCATCGCTGCGGACCTCGGTGCGGGCGTCGTGGGCCTCGCCGGTCCGCTCGATGTCGTGCGCAACACGGCCCGCGCCATGCTCTGCCATCTCACCGTGCTGCGCTCGCCGCGGGATGCGCAGGTGCTCGTGCTGTGCGACCACGACAACCAGGCCGACTGGTCGTGGGTGCAGTGGCTGCCGCACGCCCAGGTGGGCGAAGCGGTCGTCGCCGCGATCGGCAACACCGACGACACGCGTCGCGAGCGCCTGCGCGAGGCCAACGCGGTGCTGGAAGCACGGATGCGTGCGACGGGCGGCAAGGGCGGCATCTTCGACGAGCAGCTCATCGTCGTGATCGACGGCGCCCGCCGCTACCGCATGCTGCCGGGCATGGTGAACCTGCTCGACAAGGGGCCGCGGTTCGGCATCCATGTCATCGCGCTCGACACCGACCGTTCCCGCCTCCCCGAGGAGTGCCGCACCGTCATCGCGGTCGATGAGGCCGACCGCTCTGTCGCCCGTTTCGAGACGGACGACGCCTACTACCCGACCGTGCTGCTCGACGGCCTCTCGACCGCGCGCGCGGAGTCGATCGCCCGCAGCCTCTGCTCGATCCAGCACGTCAGCGGGGTCGGCGACGAGGGGATGCTGCCGACGAGCGTGCGCTACACGGAGCTCCTCGGCGTCGACCTCGACGACCCCGACGCGCTCATCTCGCGGTGGAGCACCAACCCGCGCAACAGCTTTGTCGTCGTCGGCGCGAGTGCGGATGGTGAGTTCGCACTCGACATCGCGCAGGACGGCCCGCACGCCCTCGTCGCCGGAACGACGGGCTCGGGCAAGTCGGAGTTCCTGCAGGCGCTCGTCATCTCGCTCGCAATGGCGAACCGGCCGGATGCGCTCAACTTTGTGCTCGTCGACTACAAGGGCGGCTCGGCCTTCGCCGATTGCGAGCGCCTTCCGCACACGGTCGGCATGGTCACGAACCTCGACGCCCGCGAGACGGAGCGCGCCCTCGCCTCCCTCGACGCGGAGCTCAAGCGCCGCGAGCGCGTGCTGCGCGAGTTGGCGGCGAAGGATGTCGACGCGGCCTGGTCCAAGGATGCGGATGCCGCGGCCCGCCACGGCCTCGCCCGCCTCATGATCGTGATCGACGAGTTCGCCGAGCTGAAGACCGAGCTCCCCGACTTCATCAACGGCCTCGTGCGCATCGCCCGCGTTGGCCGCTCGCTCGGCGTCAACCTTGTGCTCGCGACGCAGCGCCCTTCGGGCGTCATCACGCCCGAGATGCAGTCCAACATCAACCTGCGCGTGGCCCTTCGCGTGACCGATCGTGGGGACTCGAACGACGTGCTGGGTTCGGCCGAGGCCGCGCTCATCGGCGCGAACACTCCTGGCCGCGGCTACGTGCGCACGGGGCCCAGCTCGGCACCTGTCGCATTCCAGACGGCCCGCGTTGCCGGCGTGCGCCTGGGCGTGCAGCGCACGGCATCCGTGCTCCCGCCAAAGGCTCCCATCGACTGGACGACCCTTGGCATGCCGCCCAAGTTCCCGAGCAACTCGGCGGGCCAGAGCGTGCGTGCCGACCAGGACGACACCGACCTGCGCGCCCTCGTCAACCTGGTCAGCGCCGCGACGCAGAAGATGGGCATCCCGCGCAACCCTTCGCCGTGGCTGCTCCCGTTGCCCTCGCTCCTCACGCTCGACCGCTTCACGCAGGCTGAGATTCCCGACAACACCCTCGTGCTGGGCCTTGAAGACGTGCCGGGCGAGCAGAAGCAGCGGATGCTCGGCTGGAACCTCGTCGAAGACTCCCACCTCCTCTTCCTTGGCGGTGCCCTCTCGGGTCGCACGACGGCGCTCCGCACCCTCCTGGCGCAGGCCGTGCAGCGCTTCACTCCTGCCGAGCTGCACCTCTACGCGGCCGACTACGGCAACGGCGCGCTCCTGCCGCTCGCCGACGCCCCGCACTGCGGTGCCGTCGTGACGCCGCTCGACGGGGAGCGCCTGCCCCGCCTCATGCAGCGGATGCTCGACGAGCTCGCACGCAGGCAGGGTCTCCTCTCCCGCGCGGGCGTTGCGAACATCACGGAGCAGCGGCGGGTCGCCGATCCGGCGGATGCCCTGCCCTACGCGATCCTTGCGGTCGACGGGTGGGAGCGGCTCGCCTCGACGCTGGATGCAGACCAGCTCGTCGCGTTTCGTGACCAGATGATGCGGGTGTTGCGCGAGGGCCCGGCCGTGGGCATCCGTGTGCTCATCACGGCCGACCGCAGCGTCACGGGCGACAAGATTGCGAGCTTTATCGATACCCGCTACATCACGCCCATGCGCGACTTCAATGACTACCGCGCGGCGGGCGTCATGATCCGCGACGTACCCGCCGACCTGCCGCCCGGCCGCGTCATGTTCGGCGCGACGGGCACCGAGGCGCAGCTCGCCGTCATCAGCCGCGACACGAGCGGTGAGGCACAGACGGCGGCGTTCCGTTCGATCGTCGAGCACGTGCGCGACCACTTCGACGCCTTCCCGCAGCTCGCGGACCTGCCGCGGCCGTTCCGGGTCGACCCGCTGCCGACCTACATCGCGCTCTCGGCGTCATACGCGCTGCCGCTGGCATCCGGATGCTCGCAGCCGACGCCCGTCGTCGCGGTGGGTGGTGACGAGCTCTCGCGCATCACGCTCGACTGGCCAGATGTCGGCGGCTTCATCGTCGCTGGCGGTCGTGGCTCCGGTCGCTCGCGCGCCCTCGCCGCGATCGCGCACCAGCTTGCGTGGTCGAAGCGGCCGGTCGTCGTGGTCGCGCCGCGCGACTCCGTGCTGACGGAGGTCGCGACGGGTCACTCGCTCGAGATCGTGCGGGCGCCCGACACGGATGCGCAGCAGTTGATGGAC